Proteins from a genomic interval of Lycium ferocissimum isolate CSIRO_LF1 chromosome 2, AGI_CSIRO_Lferr_CH_V1, whole genome shotgun sequence:
- the LOC132048198 gene encoding glutaredoxin-C9-like → MRRTISNRNLFSLSAATNSGSMSSSSAAASGSMSSSAVTTAGIMSSSSATAAGGTTSRETQPPSETNNNVVNGHTSAVKLIKENAVVVVATRGCYMCLVVKNLLQDLGVNTTVFEVDEADKAAVLEELSEIKGGEDSNNDDPAELPAVFVGGKLLGGVAKVMNTHISGGLLPMLREAGALWL, encoded by the coding sequence ATGCGTCGAACTATTTCCAATAGAAATTTGTTTTCGCTGTCCGCTGCCACAAACAGCGGTAGCATGAGCTCATCATCTGCCGCAGCTAGTGGCAGCATGAGCTCATCTGCTGTCACAACGGCGGGCATCATGAGCTCATCATCTGCCACCGCGGCTGGTGGGACCACCAGTCGCGAAACACAACCTCCTagtgagaccaacaacaacgTCGTGAATGGTCATACGAGTGCGGTGAAGTTAATAAAGGAAAATGCTGTAGTAGTTGTAGCCACGCGTGGGTGCTATATGTGCCTTGTGGTGAAGAATTTGTTGCAAGATTTGGGTGTTAATACCACCGTTTTTGAGGTTGATGAGGCAGATAAAGCTGCCGTGTTGGAGGAGCTGTCCGAGATTAAGGGCGGCGAAGACAGCAACAATGACGATCCGGCAGAGTTGCCGGCAGTGTTTGTAGGAGGAAAGTTGTTAGGAGGGGTAGCCAAAGTGATGAATACTCATATCTCGGGTGGATTACTTCCCATGCTTAGGGAAGCTGGAGCCTTATGGCTTTGA